TTTAACTTTTACAGATTGATCGAGATCCATGATCTCCATTATGCCTTCTGGCCCTCATTGATAAATCAGGGTTTGCATCTGTAATGAATGAAATGGCCATAGTATAGTTAGCTTGGATTTTGTTTAGCTTTCAATGTGTGACTGTAACCCCATTTAGGATGGCGCTGGTTGTTGTTTTAACTTGGATAGGCAAAGCTGAGTTCTTTATATTTGTGTGCTATTAAGCTTGACCTCTCAAAAGCTGAGTGTTATCTATTGAGTCACAATCCAAAGGAGAACTTTGATTTGCAAGAGTATCTGAATTCTGAGCAATACTTTTAGTCACATTTCTCTGtactttttttcagatttgaagTATGAATTACGTGGGACAGCTTGCAGGACAAGTTCTGGTTACTGTGAAGGAACTATACAAAGGCATTAATCAGGCCACACTGTCAGGGTGCATTGATGTAATTGTTGTTCGACAACAGGATGGTACATATCTGTGCTCTCCATTCCATGTCCGATTTGGAAAGCTTGGTGTTTTACGTTCCAAGGAAAAAGTGGTAAGTAACAATGACAGGAGCTGTAGGAATAATTAATGTTCTGCTTTCATAAAATAATTCACTCTTACTAAAATCAAAGAGTTGAATCTTCTGAGGGCAAAGTGTACATATTGGGGCTTTGCTGTTCCCCCCCTGAAACTCGTTGATGTGCAGCTGGGGGCTAGCCAACATTGAGCTTACCATTTACACTGCCTGCTAGGTACCATTCAGAGAATTAATGCCCCAGGTGTGGAACATGGACTACATCCtatgtggtatagtagttagagggtcagattaggatctgggagacccggatTTGAATCTTCACTATGCCACGGAGCTGgggcctccctctccctctctctctctctctctctctctctctctcacacacacacacacatacacacacacagtctaacctacctcacagtgttgtgagaataaaatggaaaaacaatgtaagcctctttgagtcttcaTTTGACAAAAAGGTAGGGTACAAATGAAATGAAGCTATTGAGTTATATTCTGCATGGCTGCAATAAGGAATTCTATCCATGCATATGCAGAAACAATGAGAAATCTCTCTTGATTACAAATGTATCAGGTCAAAAGTCTAGTCTACAAATAGAAGACGCTTCTTGAAGCAAAACACCTTATGTCAGTTTTGATTACTGGTAAAACTTCTTCAAAGATTCCTAACCTagtcacacaaataattagaagactgcaaaataagtaggttcagagtTATCTGGGATCATGTTGAGTGGGGCATTCCCACTTTCCCTTCATCTTCCCACTTTTCCTTCATCATTCCCACTTTCCCTTCATCTTCCCAGTTAAATGGTCTATTGCATACCGCCCCCAGCGTTCCAGGGGCAGGGTTGACCTTCGTTGGCCTCCAGACCCCTCTCGGCTTCTATGCTGGTAGAGCTGTTGGCAGAGATATCTTTGTGTTCCCCTATGCGGGAataggagggttttaaaaaaaacaccacttttctaggcttcctgcaccatgggaaagccctgtggagcaggCAAAGCGGTGCTCAAGCTGCACTGGCCCTGTCCACCTcaactctggattgagctgtaaagcTCCATTCAGGTGGGTGGCAAGACATACATATTTTCTCATTGGATCAAGGACAGTCACTGTTGGTTTGCAGGCCATTCCACAATTTTTCCAACAAGTTGCTAGCCACAGAAATTAAGTGTTCATTCTTTTTTGTCCTCCGTCACTGGCTCAAGTGTTGCACCAGGCAGCCTGCTATATCCAGGTTGATGAGAACGGCTTTCTCTCCTTCCATCAGCCTAACAGCCTGAATGGGATCATACTGGTGCCTTCTGTGGGAAAGGCTTGTATTTGTCTCCTATCGTATTCCATGGACGTTGGGAAGCTGAAGGAAGTGTGTTACAAGGAAAATTCTTTTGTATGATTTTTCCCTGGGGTATATATTGTGTTGATCAAGCATTGCTTAATTTTTTATTGTGATTTTCTTGATCATTCTAAAACTATTATATTCCATTCTGCACAGATTGATATTGAAATTAATGGAGAAGCTGTTCAACTTCATATGAAGCTGGGTGACAATGGGGAAGCTTTCTTTGttcaagaaacagaagaaaagttTGTAAGTGGTGcgaatataaaatattaaatggtGCATCTTAATGCTTTTCCCTGTCACTTCAAATTTGCAAATTATTTCTTAGATTGCTACCTGTGCTTTCCTGCTAATAACAGGAGCGTTCCCTGTGCATGCTTTACTTCATTCAGGGGATTTAAACtccccatttattttttaaaaagcttttcagatttttcatggGGTCCCCTGAATCTGCAGAAAAACTTGTTGGAAGGAGGTATCTGTAGGCACAGGTTATAATTTGGAATTACATATGTAGATGGCTACTGAAATGTGAAACTCAGAAGGTGGAAAAAAATGAGTCTGGTACCTACATTTTTGGGCTAGCTCCTAGactaaaaaataaatcaagtCCTGTGTTAGAACAGAAGTTGCTGTAAGGCAGTAGGCAGAATTCAGTTTGCATTCTTTAATCCATTTTGATTTTGCTGTGTTActcaagtttcatttttctagTTTAACACTATAGTCAGTGATTGTTCAGTTGCAGAAAGATGATTTAGGAGTATTCACATACAagagacatgtttttaaaaaagttcatcaCAAAGTAGTCTTGCATAGTCGTTGCAATGTGCCATGCATGGTTGGCATTAGTTTCtgagaaaatgggggaaatgcaattaaacacgcacacacacactttgggaaTCTTCAGATACTTTGTTTGCATTCTTGGTGAATAGAATTTGTTGTTCATTTTGTATGAATAAATACAGTTAAAGTTCAGAAAATATAGCACCTGATGCAAGCCtaatgttttcaagacaaaagttTAAAGGTGCATGGAAGAGCCACGATTACAACTACGTTCTCCTTGTGGCATAGAGTTACTGGATCATGATTGTGTAATTGTTCCTGTTAGTTTTGATGTAgtgttataaaatcaataaaaattattttaaaaattataaaaaaggaTTATTTTTCTTAGCAAAAAGGTAATTAAATATGTGAAAAAAGAACATCCATGGAAATTCATAGGATAACAGGGCCACCTGTTTAGTAATGCGCACTGTATTGCTTTATCAAACTTAAAGCCAGCTTTTTTGAAAGACCTGAATGTGTCTATGTGAAATACCAAAAAGAGAAAACCTGTGTAAATATACCAACCCAGGTGACAGTAAGTCTCCTTCAGAAGACTCTGGTGTTCCACACTACTGAAAAGTGTCTACTTCTTGCTGAAGTTACTTGATGTAGGGTTGGAACTTGGAATGTATTTATTgcttatattgtcgaaggctttcacagccggattcaactggttgttgtgggttttctgggctttgtggccgtggtctggtagatcttgttcctaaacatttcacctgcatctgtggctggcatcttcagaggtgtatcacagagagaagtctgttatatactgtgcatacagaccacggccacacagcctggaaaacccacaacaaccagtatttaTTGCTTGTTTAAAGAATTTATATACCACCAGCAGCTGCAGTACAGTAGACTGCTGGAAAATCAAAAATTCATTTTGTGGGAGTAGTGGAAACTGCAGTGGTAGTTATAGTGAATAGAGTTGCTGAATACAGTAGTTTTCAGTTCACATAAATGATTGTTGCAGACTTGTATGTAAAAGTGAAcggagaaaaaaatctgaaagaattctgagactCCCATTTTATGATGTCCAAAAATATCCCAGAATGATACTCTTACTGACAGTCACCTAAATATGATTGGACATAGATAATTACTGGATAAAAGTAGAGTTTTTCCATAAAATCAGTCTGCAATTATCTACATGATTTTCAACATTTGCTGGAATATGTATACTAATTGTTACATTGATTTAGTATTGGATGTAACTTTCATTCTCCCCTCCCGCCTAAGGAAAAAGTTCCAGCCCATCTAGCAACATCCCCAATTCCCACGGATGATCAGTTTTTCAAAGATAGCGATGACCATTTGTTGAAGTCAAATGAGAATGCAAGGAAAATGCAAAGCTCAGACATTCCACAAATTGTAGAAACAGAGCCTGTGTTTTCCTCTGGatctgtgaagaagaaaaagcggaggaaaagaaaatgtaaacaaGATCCCAAGAAAGAAGATCCGATCTCCTCTCCTGGAACTGAAGAAGTACTTGAAATGGAAATCAGTTCTGATGATGAGAGAAGTATTCAGTTGCTGAGGTAAGCTGTTAAAGTATCTTATTTGGCTAAATTTTCAAATCACTTAAAGTTCACTAAGGCTGTTGATACTGTAAGTTTGAAATCCTAAAGTATACTTCTCCTAATCCATTAGAACACTTATTATTTCTTAACTACTTTTTTGAAGAGGGAATTCAAAGAGTAAAAAAATATCTTCTGTGTACCAGTAAATCGCAAGAACTAACATTTTAATTGTAAACCTTATgatatcagaatttttttttaaaccatattTATCTGCACAGTCAAGTACTGGTGACTTGACACTATAATGATCTATTCAAGACATGATTTTTCCTGCTGGTCCATGAAATTTGTTtatcagtgtttttttcccacaCAAATAGTTTAGAATGTCTCTAGAACATTTTCGAtcccccaccctttaccacaatgtttgccTGCACTTatctcctccaaacatttcaaaaatgtttgctGATTCGATGCCTTGTCAATCTGTTGAATCATTGCTTCATGTAATTgtgggtttactcatgagtaaatttacctGCCTGTAAGAGAAAGTGTGAGGGGGAGAGGAGtgaaaaatagtaaaaaaaatacacaaaatgatgaaaaccaagaggtGAGAGGAAAAAGAGTGAGGCAAGGAACATGAAAAAAAATGCCAGGCCAGGCTCCAAGTGGGGAGGTGAGTGAGGGCACAGGGGCTTGAGAAACGGGTTGGCTTTTCACCAGGAAATTTACAATGTTTCAAGAATACAACACCTGCATGGGAAGCCGGCTTGGAAATGTCTGAGCCTAAAGAATCATTGTACAAGAGTTTTCAAATATGCCTATATCCTATCCTTTGAGTctatcctataaggagactcaaaggggcttacaatctcctttcccttccccccccccccacaaacaccctgtgaggtaagtgaagCTGGTAAGTgaagctgaggccccttccgcacacgcaaaataatgcattttcaaaccactttcacaactgtttgcaggtggattttgccattccgcacagcttcaaagagcactgaaagcagtttgaaagtgcattattctgcatgtgcggaatgagcctgagagagctcagaagaactgtgactagcttaaggtcacccagctggcatgtgccagagtccacaggctaatctgaattccccagataagcctccacagctcaagcggcagagcggggaatcaaaccctggccccttccgcacatgcaaaataatgcgttttcaaaccactttcacaactgtttgcaagtggattttgccattccgcacagcttcaaagagcattgaaagcagtttgaaagtgcattattctgcatgtgcggaatgagcccaagttcctccagattagaatacacctgctcttaaccattatgcctcATTTCTGGTTCAAATCAGGGAAAATGAAATGTGGAACCGCATGGAGGTAACCGTTTATTAAAATCCCTGAAAAGTTTTaaatgatttgtgtggaaaaggccactaaatgttatagaaatatttagaaatttaataggttattgtgggttttctgggctgcggggtgagtgggggtggggggcacagcctggaaatcccacaacgaTCAGTTGATTcaggccatgaaaaccttcaacaacatATTTAAGAGGTTACTTTTGACAATTCTAAATGTTAACATGTTTCATGTACTTCATTTAGTGGTTAATTTTTGTTAATAATTCTTAAGATGTACTATTCCAAAAAAGTAGACCGCATTGTAAAGTAGGAAAGACACTTATTTTTTTAGACAGAGAATGAAAATTTTTTTAGACAGAGAATGGCGCCCACACAGAGAATTTGCCAGCGTTTATACAGTGAGGAAGCTGGAGCCAAAACTCAGCTGTGAGGGACAATTGGCTTCCATCTCATTGTCTATTCCACAGTGCACACTGTTGTGCACCTCAGCTACTGTTATCCAACGAGGCAGAGGCGAAAGCTCTAATTCTCCTATTGCCCATTGTGAACAGAATGCATACAGTGAGCTGCTCACTCCTCCATGCAAGTGGAGAAACATAAACATGACCAACTGAGGTGCTATATGAAGGAGGTCTCTGCTGATACCTCTGTTTCTGTTTACTCAAAGAGAGGGGTAGCTAAAGAGACCTTGCTTACTGGgtgtgggattcagccagtgcTGATTTCTCTGCAGCCTTTGTTTTGGTTCAAAATATGCCCCCTCTAAAATTTAGTTGATTACGAGAGGTCtaccatctttttaaaatttatatgctTTGTGTTTATTTGGGACTgtcaaaatatacaaaatagtcatgatgattggttctggtgggttttctgggctgtgtgatcgCGGGTCTTCAGGATCTTGCGTTTACCGATATTTCGCTTCgtatctatagctggcatcttcagaggtgtatcacagagggaagtctgttacatactgtgtgtaacaaacttccctctgtgatacacctctgaagattccagccatagatacaggcgaaatgtcaggaacatgatccaccagaccatgaaagccttcgacaatacagtcatgATGATGATTGCTTTTTAATATATTGACTTTGGGACTGTCAAAATATATCAGTGATGATGACAGTGGCTTTTTAATATACTGACTTTACCTCCACAGAAATTCCTCAGATTCTCCACCAAAGGATGAAGAATATAAAGAATCATTGCTTTACCATTCAAAAGACCACTACCCCTTATCTGATGGAGACTGGTCTCCTTTGGAAAAGTAGGTCACTTTCTTGAGTCAATTGTCTGCATAAATAAttgtggcatttaaaaaaaaagaaatatagtcAGGCAAAACTTGTTCTGACCTAAAAATTACCCAGTGGAACTTTTGATTTATATTACATTTGGGTTCTACTACTGTATTTTGCCATAGTTCGGTGGATCGCTTTCACTAATAAATATCGTAAGCGCACATACCCTCTAACCTAATATTAGGAGCTTTTTGCATAGCTCATTCATCTCTTTTTGTAGCAGTACCTGAAACTCTTTGTGGTATAATTTTGGATACTTTTTATGTGCCATGAAATTGATTTGGAATTGATACTGTGACAAAGCAAGTAAGGAAGGTAAATTATTACTATAATTGTCCTGGAAAATGTGTCATTTTTGTCTGCTACTTCTTTATCCTTAGAGACTCATTTAAGGTAGATTTTTTTTGTGGCTTGGTAATGGAATGCCTTCCTCTTCggctagaaaaaaaaaaaagatgtactaATGGAAAGATACCACATGGATTAAAAGACTCAGCTGATAATTTTCCTTTTGGATTATTACTTCGAGATATCATAAGCTTTTATTATGGAATATTGGCTGACCAGCCCATTTTGCTGAAGTCTTAAAAACGACAGGGTTATAGGAATTTTAAACACAAGCTACTCATGAGAGCAGTTACATAAACACTTTTCAAAATAAAGTGTTTGGTGAGAACACGAAACATCATAACAAAAGTGTTTTCGTTTAGAGCGGTCTGTTTGTGATTCCGCCACTGCTAATTTCTGGAAAGTTCTTCTAAATTTCCTCTTTTCACCTTCTGAAAACCCAGTTTGGCTTTCTGCCCTGCTGCCGAATAACTGAAGCTCTGTTGAACTGGTGAAAACTctcaggaagggggggaaaacagCACTTGAACAAGAACATCTTTAGCACAacagctttgttttatttttgcagccCTTTTAATCAGGCAGCTTGTCCTAAAAGTGATTCAGAACTGGAAGTTAAGCCTGCAGAGAGCTTACTGAGAGTATGGTAGAACACATAGAATGGACATGGGGAGGTTTCCCTGAATCCATCTCAAGGTAAAGTTATAAGAAGTTGCCTTTGGTTTTGGTAGCGATCCAGGAAGCGAATGTTTCTTTTATAAAACAGCTGTGTGGTTGTGAATATAAAAATAACGATAGAAATAACATGAAGGCAGAAAGCACCCTCTTGTGGTTTTTCattgttccttttaaaatgtagcaGTCTCAGCCTAAGTAACGTTCATGGTGTAGTAATTCTATGCGTGGTTGTGAACTGAGTTTGTGTCCCTTTTTTCAGAGCTGCGGTGCATCTGGAAGTCCACGGTCCCTAATATAACGCCCGCATCCGTTTTTAACACAGATGTTGGTGTCTTTATATTCCTCACGCATCGCCTTGGGGGCAGGCTTCTCTCAGCCTGGTGGTCTCCACTCCTTTCACGACTGTAGATTTCAGTCAGTGAAGACTTTCTGATTGACTTCTGTGCCTTAGAAATCTGGAATTTTCCCTTTGAAAACTGGAAACTATAGGACTTATTTTTTTCTATGcattattgttttatataaatCTACGTACATTTTGCATATGAAACACATTGCTATACTTTCATACTAGAATTGCTTTGCATTCTTCACCACCAAGCTCTGTTTCTAAATTAACTTGTGCTTTAAAAGTAGCTATACACGGGATTCTTGAAATGAGCAGGTGATGTCTTTGGCATGTCTCAATTTGGTTTATATTAGGAACCCAGATGCATAATACAGTTGTTGGGGTGGGTGCAGAACTTGTCAGATGAGGTGGTCCAATCTGTTATATTCATAGTGATGTAACATAATGATATAATACCTCCCTCAGACAGAATGAGGTTGGGAGActtgatttatatatttttaaagactgTGGCAATATATTCTGGTAAGGCTGCACCTAATgactgatattttaaaataaagaatattttATCTAGTATTCTGGATCAGCTGAtctgttttatcctcaaaataTCCAAATGAGCCTTCGTAGCTGAGagatttgaagctggattttccaAGACCTAATCCAACAGTAGCTACTACACAGCAGTGTCTCTGTGATTTGTACAGGTGATGAGATAAAGCATTAAcgaacagttttctttttcagataagcaagaaagaaaaattagaacATCCTAGAACTGTCACACTCACCCCAACAGAGAAGAACACTTCCGAAGTCATTCCCAACACTGACACAGTTGAAGATGACAATTTGGTGAACAGTTCAGTTTGCGTGGTACTGAAACCCGAACCAAGAACTCATCCTCTACTTAAGGAGTTAGATATAAGAGACGGTCTTGCTTCTACAGAGACGGAATCTGTTTTGGAAATTCTTCAAGACTCATCTACATTGGATACTGATACTCTTCCCAGTCCGTTGGTAGATTCTCCATCAGAAACTAAACAACTGGCAAAACTTGGCTCTCCTTCAAAGAAAGGTGGTCTATCTTCAGATGATTTCCTTTACCAAatctttacttttatttatagTTTCCAAATATTTAACCATTTGTCCGATGGAAAATGTGTTTGCAGCTGTTTATTCAAAATGTTGCAAACAAGGGACCCTCAAGAACTTGCAGGGGGCATCTGACTTCTCCTTCCCCACTGTTTCCTCTatctcttccttgaaaactgccctAGCTTCTTTACTTTCCTACTACCTTTTCTGCACCTCACATACTAGTCAACTTATTTATCTGATCTCCTgtgtcttcagttttccctcctttcctctacCTGGCAATCTCTCTCCTGGAAAAGTCTGGCCCAGTTTCATGGTGCCAGGTGAGCTGCGCCCAGTTATGTGTTGGGGAGCCAGCAACGACTTGTGGGGATGCCTCAGTTTCTCCTACCCACAATATTTCCTCCTACCCTCCTTCTAGCAGCCCCCATATCCTCGCTTTCCcctgcttcttcctttccttaCTTCACATT
The window above is part of the Sphaerodactylus townsendi isolate TG3544 linkage group LG09, MPM_Stown_v2.3, whole genome shotgun sequence genome. Proteins encoded here:
- the LOC125438726 gene encoding LOW QUALITY PROTEIN: phosphatidate phosphatase LPIN2-like (The sequence of the model RefSeq protein was modified relative to this genomic sequence to represent the inferred CDS: inserted 1 base in 1 codon; deleted 2 bases in 1 codon; substituted 1 base at 1 genomic stop codon) gives rise to the protein MNYVGQLAGQVLVTVKELYKGINQATLSGCIDVIVVRQQDGTYLCSPFHVRFGKLGVLRSKEKVIDIEINGEAVQLHMKLGDNGEAFFVQETEEKFEKVPAHLATSPIPTDDQFFKDSDDHLLKSNENARKMQSSDIPQIVETEPVFSSGSVKKKKRRKRKCKQDPKKEDPISSPGTEEVLEMEISSDDERSIQLLRNSSDSPPKDEEYKESLLYHSKDHYPLSDGDWSPLENPFNQAACPKSDSELEVKPAESLLRMVEHIEWTWGGFPESISSFLFQISKKEKLEHPRTVTLTPTEKNTSEVIPNTDTVEDDNLVNSSVCVVLKPEPRTHPLLKELDIRDGLASTETESVLEILQDSSTLDTDTLPSPLVDSPSETKQLAKLGSPSKKGGAHKRSQHQGPDDIYLDDLKALEPEVAALYFPKSESDPGSRQWVECDTLSGSQSPQSVGSAAADSGTECMSDSAMDLPDVTLSLCGGLSENGEISKEKFMEHIITYHEFAENPGLIDNPNLVIRIYNRYYIRALGCSYILSLQVFQKHHLITTVESWIEDGNAKXPGRWWFYVRKTVXVKQLPEPKEGKSEAPKGDLSAAMKEQVESRPMDDSSSDEESQELKETFKKDSISMEQPSHGNSTSYKKSLRLSSDQIAKLKLRDGPNDVVFSITTQYQGTCRCAGTIYLWNWNDKIIISDIDGTITK